From one Bacillus clarus genomic stretch:
- the essB gene encoding type VII secretion protein EssB, producing MTERTIQLDSMQYLFETTEHIRKLKLSKSQTRVKDMRQLELITEKSNFFVPATVEDHEDMFTFEFNVKGYTKEWEDVHKLGKNDKLRLLLNVARFQECLQTRKTFFLHPDNLVFDDNYMPYLVYRGIRDIVPPYRLDDEKFLRQYKCLVVAIFSKKYSFDELYSGSLNNAKDTAFERNVVEAGTFDDLVKLLNDHYRREQTTTEKNMQLVSKKRFRLFKRLSILMIVASIVLAVPLGYFSFVKMPYQNKLLEADKNFLATDYDKVISTLKEQDPEKLPDASKYVLASSYVKAEKLTDDQKVAIMKNVSLKSDKNYLLYWIYNGRGDFSKSLDLAKYIDDPQLIMYGLIKQIEQVKNDPKLTGSTREEKVQKYQKQLEDYQKKYNTNSADDLSNKNPSGNKAN from the coding sequence ATGACAGAAAGAACGATTCAGCTAGATTCGATGCAGTATCTATTTGAAACGACTGAGCATATACGGAAATTGAAGTTATCGAAATCACAGACGCGTGTGAAGGACATGCGGCAATTAGAGTTAATCACAGAAAAATCTAATTTCTTTGTACCGGCTACAGTAGAAGATCATGAAGATATGTTTACATTTGAGTTCAACGTTAAGGGATATACAAAGGAATGGGAAGATGTACACAAGCTAGGAAAGAACGATAAATTACGATTATTGCTTAATGTTGCTCGTTTTCAAGAGTGCTTACAAACGCGAAAAACTTTCTTCCTTCATCCAGACAATCTAGTATTCGATGACAATTATATGCCCTATCTAGTTTATCGTGGTATCCGTGATATTGTACCACCGTATCGCTTAGATGATGAGAAGTTTTTACGTCAGTATAAATGTTTAGTTGTCGCAATATTCTCGAAGAAATATAGTTTTGATGAATTGTATTCTGGTTCATTGAACAATGCAAAAGATACAGCATTCGAACGTAATGTCGTTGAGGCTGGTACATTTGATGACCTTGTAAAGTTGTTAAATGATCATTACAGAAGAGAACAAACGACAACAGAGAAAAATATGCAGCTTGTGTCAAAAAAACGATTCCGTTTATTTAAACGATTATCCATTTTGATGATTGTTGCTTCGATTGTTCTCGCAGTACCGCTTGGCTATTTCAGTTTTGTAAAAATGCCTTATCAAAATAAATTGTTAGAAGCAGATAAGAATTTCTTGGCGACAGACTACGATAAAGTAATTAGCACTTTAAAGGAGCAGGATCCTGAAAAACTACCGGATGCATCTAAATATGTTTTAGCTTCTTCATACGTAAAGGCAGAAAAACTAACAGATGATCAAAAAGTAGCAATTATGAAGAACGTGAGCCTAAAAAGTGATAAAAATTATTTATTATATTGGATTTACAATGGGCGCGGAGATTTCTCTAAGTCTTTAGATCTTGCGAAATATATCGATGATCCGCAATTGATTATGTACGGATTAATTAAACAAATTGAACAAGTGAAAAATGATCCTAAGTTGACTGGTTCGACGCGTGAAGAAAAAGTACAGAAATATCAGAAACAATTGGAAGATTACCAAAAAAAATATAATACAAATTCCGCAGATGACTTATCAAATAAAAACCCATCAGGAAATAAAGCGAACTAG
- a CDS encoding WXG100 family type VII secretion target, translating to MAGQIRMSPEELKAKAARYGNGGQQIEDILRDLTNLQSDLRGEWEGRAFEGFDRQFIELAPKVRNFAQLLHDIERQLKDTADAVARHDEDLSRNFGLS from the coding sequence ATGGCTGGACAAATTCGTATGAGCCCAGAGGAGCTTAAAGCAAAAGCAGCTCGTTATGGTAATGGTGGTCAACAAATTGAGGACATTTTACGCGATTTAACAAACTTACAATCAGATTTACGCGGAGAATGGGAAGGTCGTGCATTCGAAGGGTTTGACCGACAATTTATCGAATTAGCACCGAAGGTAAGAAATTTTGCCCAATTACTACATGACATCGAAAGACAATTGAAGGATACAGCAGATGCTGTGGCTCGACATGATGAAGATTTATCCCGTAATTTTGGACTTAGCTAA
- the essA gene encoding type VII secretion protein EssA, translating into MKLILIRASFITAFLLLFLAPSSLYADTGSYLDHNGKMDLKTDRVEQIKQEKVEKEQKETQETELEKHAPDLFKEQTKDVIKEKQKQIEGETKALNDSLFVTSDKKDTTVKDRQNSLFAQNYTVSNAVNVDQKTNQLETEPISTQMIGILSGVVLAICCGIYVVIRKIWQ; encoded by the coding sequence ATGAAGCTGATTCTCATACGAGCTAGTTTCATTACTGCTTTTTTGTTGCTTTTTCTTGCTCCGTCGTCCCTTTACGCTGATACGGGTAGCTATCTTGATCATAACGGCAAGATGGATTTGAAAACGGATCGTGTGGAACAGATAAAACAGGAAAAAGTCGAAAAAGAACAAAAGGAGACCCAAGAAACTGAGCTTGAAAAACACGCACCAGACTTGTTTAAAGAACAAACAAAAGATGTAATTAAAGAGAAGCAGAAACAAATAGAGGGCGAAACGAAAGCATTAAATGACTCATTGTTTGTAACATCAGACAAGAAGGATACAACTGTGAAGGACAGACAAAACAGCTTGTTTGCTCAAAATTATACGGTTAGCAACGCTGTTAACGTTGACCAAAAAACTAATCAACTAGAAACGGAACCTATCAGTACACAAATGATAGGAATCCTATCTGGTGTAGTACTAGCAATTTGCTGCGGCATTTATGTTGTAATACGGAAAATTTGGCAGTAA
- the esaA gene encoding type VII secretion protein EsaA, whose translation MKKIKWSIVFFIILTLALSTGTSFLALNQVKKGKSDKDTQKMTVALVNEDQGANLSGKKIEFGNEFITSVEKDNTHDWYVVSRGVAESGLARNVYNMMIVIPNDFSKKALSIESNAPEKVTLNYKVNTTGNNDVKAEAEKTASSILGDFNSRIIDVYFASIIGNLQNAQDNITTLVKKEQTYTDVYNKEVHSPLAGYTQQFKSVQDQTGVAKGSFKGLQEILNGFSNNLNEGMKSNQTSQTAFGDFNKMKEANGLVLKDFTTQLTQFDQSMNTTDIVQQFANLELANKVIYNQFQLKEEQPNILSDSAGMQKYLSDNSAKIRSYSTELANTIGPGLTASITEKLKQEISNSSEGHQDVYLNKFFDAPDNHANQKIQEAINQLPSLNKDDIQNIGLSDGTKKELENVIDITNKYNAKKLYTPTRGTDTIPMVEMIKKIKDNLTTSGVEVNDKAVLPATKKEGQYITLNVPDDYEVTSVKLVIGNEADYTKEYLENKKVVLPATDKGDFEIKATLRLKNANSNISVFEPVTWSWNLTQEDTDYVIDNPSSDMKPKPTEPPILGQSRTITNQNPLKRVKKSDSQTQNSGSQTGGSDSQTQNGGSQTGGSDGQTQNGSGQTSGSDGQTQNGGSQTGGSDGQTQNGGSQTSGSDGQTQNGGSQTSGSDGQTQNGGSQTGKNDGETQTEQPPTKDEETNTEGEWKPVNNNYITHQVMSSLDPNATNKLVQAVEDTIKNYQKLSNMYNLYYGFEASADLPEDFNQKSLTDLTESHQDSLYYLFNKRDVLDLLAEYIAKQTTEEVQKQTKDLKDKLDAYLQLVDEADKNSTHLTEVIKQTTEQANAMNTNLTQTLKDLATWRETSNKLIDQQGKVVTNSDGEQTATLALDGEFKSIFTQSQTLADQSKGNLISADDVYKTFDNIDDQAKTIQDSGDSLVGQATRLSNDLSKKLIDDKDYLKNFTKVLANSRVGERQNENLYSFLANPVQKKNDGVVVAADTFTPYLLVLICFIVSLFTAYVISNQERKRIEKSAFEEEMSLVLKNVPITTVQAGIGIVEGILIGGISGYLLKINHAEFLVWISMFTSIMLVLVLISGYLLRQMKMIGMFILLATCSLYLFLTDAVGLNLDKMSTAAKIREFSPLQYIESMITGFANDRANWSTIMYSLMAAVVIGFVVNLFVIRKYRAEERDEYEADSHTS comes from the coding sequence GTGAAAAAAATAAAGTGGAGCATAGTATTTTTTATTATACTGACGCTTGCGCTGTCTACTGGAACCTCCTTTCTAGCACTGAATCAAGTGAAGAAAGGAAAGAGTGATAAAGATACACAAAAGATGACGGTTGCGCTGGTTAACGAAGATCAAGGTGCAAACCTGAGTGGCAAAAAGATTGAATTTGGTAATGAATTTATTACGAGTGTGGAAAAAGATAATACGCACGATTGGTATGTAGTTAGCCGCGGGGTAGCAGAAAGCGGGCTAGCACGTAACGTCTATAATATGATGATCGTTATTCCGAACGATTTTTCCAAAAAAGCATTATCAATTGAGTCGAATGCGCCGGAAAAGGTGACGCTTAACTACAAGGTAAATACAACTGGTAATAATGATGTAAAAGCAGAAGCAGAAAAAACAGCAAGTTCGATACTTGGAGATTTCAACAGCCGAATTATCGATGTTTATTTCGCTAGCATTATCGGAAACTTGCAAAATGCGCAGGATAACATTACAACTCTTGTAAAAAAAGAACAAACTTACACCGATGTGTACAATAAAGAGGTTCATAGCCCGCTAGCTGGTTACACACAGCAGTTTAAAAGTGTTCAAGATCAAACGGGTGTAGCGAAAGGTAGTTTTAAAGGATTACAAGAGATTTTAAATGGGTTTAGCAACAATTTGAATGAAGGTATGAAATCCAATCAGACCAGTCAGACAGCTTTTGGTGATTTTAATAAAATGAAGGAAGCAAATGGCCTTGTCTTAAAGGATTTCACGACACAGTTGACTCAGTTTGACCAAAGTATGAATACAACAGATATAGTGCAACAATTTGCTAATTTAGAATTAGCGAATAAAGTAATTTACAATCAATTTCAGTTGAAAGAAGAGCAGCCTAATATTTTATCGGATTCAGCTGGTATGCAAAAGTATTTGAGTGATAACAGTGCGAAAATTCGCAGTTACAGCACTGAGTTAGCAAATACAATAGGACCAGGGCTTACGGCATCAATAACTGAAAAGCTAAAGCAGGAAATTTCAAATTCTTCTGAGGGTCATCAAGACGTATATTTAAATAAATTCTTTGATGCACCGGATAATCATGCGAATCAAAAGATTCAAGAGGCTATTAATCAGTTACCGTCATTAAATAAAGATGATATTCAAAACATTGGTTTATCAGATGGGACGAAGAAAGAACTGGAAAATGTTATTGATATCACAAATAAATATAATGCGAAAAAACTTTATACACCTACGCGAGGTACAGATACTATTCCAATGGTGGAAATGATAAAAAAAATTAAGGATAATTTGACGACATCTGGTGTTGAAGTAAACGATAAAGCAGTATTGCCAGCTACGAAAAAAGAAGGGCAATATATCACATTAAATGTACCAGACGATTATGAAGTGACAAGTGTAAAACTGGTTATCGGAAATGAAGCAGATTACACAAAGGAGTACCTTGAAAATAAAAAAGTTGTTTTACCAGCTACAGACAAAGGCGATTTCGAAATTAAAGCGACATTACGTTTAAAAAATGCTAACAGTAATATTTCTGTCTTTGAGCCTGTAACTTGGAGTTGGAATTTGACACAAGAGGATACAGATTATGTCATTGATAACCCATCATCTGACATGAAACCAAAACCAACTGAACCGCCTATACTAGGTCAATCACGTACGATTACTAATCAAAATCCTTTGAAGAGGGTAAAGAAAAGTGACAGTCAAACGCAAAATAGTGGTAGCCAGACAGGTGGAAGTGACAGTCAAACGCAAAATGGTGGTAGCCAGACAGGTGGAAGTGACGGTCAAACGCAAAATGGTAGCGGCCAGACAAGTGGAAGTGATGGTCAAACGCAAAATGGTGGTAGCCAGACAGGTGGAAGTGACGGTCAAACGCAAAATGGTGGTAGCCAGACAAGTGGAAGTGATGGTCAAACGCAAAATGGTGGTAGCCAGACAAGTGGAAGTGACGGTCAAACGCAAAATGGTGGTAGCCAGACAGGAAAAAATGATGGAGAGACACAAACAGAACAGCCCCCTACAAAAGATGAAGAGACGAATACAGAAGGGGAATGGAAACCTGTAAATAATAATTACATTACTCACCAAGTTATGTCGTCGTTAGATCCGAATGCGACTAATAAGCTTGTACAAGCAGTTGAAGATACGATTAAAAATTATCAAAAACTATCTAACATGTATAACTTGTATTACGGGTTTGAGGCATCAGCCGATTTACCGGAGGATTTTAATCAAAAATCACTTACGGATTTAACAGAATCACATCAAGATTCATTATACTACCTGTTCAACAAACGCGATGTGCTTGACTTATTAGCGGAATACATTGCTAAGCAAACGACAGAAGAAGTACAGAAACAAACAAAAGATTTGAAAGATAAATTAGATGCTTATCTTCAATTGGTTGATGAAGCAGATAAAAATTCTACACATTTAACAGAAGTAATTAAGCAGACAACTGAGCAAGCAAACGCGATGAATACGAATCTTACGCAAACGTTAAAAGATTTAGCAACATGGCGTGAAACAAGCAATAAACTAATCGATCAACAAGGGAAAGTTGTGACAAATAGTGATGGTGAACAAACGGCGACGCTTGCGTTAGACGGGGAATTCAAGTCTATTTTTACACAAAGTCAGACACTCGCTGATCAGTCGAAGGGTAACTTAATATCAGCTGACGATGTGTATAAAACGTTTGATAATATCGATGACCAAGCGAAAACGATTCAAGATAGTGGAGATTCGCTAGTTGGTCAGGCGACAAGGCTTTCGAATGATCTAAGTAAGAAACTAATTGATGATAAAGATTACTTGAAAAATTTCACGAAAGTTCTCGCAAACAGTCGCGTTGGCGAACGACAAAACGAAAACTTATATAGCTTCCTTGCAAACCCAGTCCAAAAGAAAAACGATGGTGTTGTTGTAGCCGCAGATACGTTTACACCATATTTATTAGTACTGATTTGCTTCATTGTTTCTCTATTTACAGCTTATGTAATTTCAAACCAAGAACGAAAACGCATAGAAAAAAGTGCTTTTGAGGAAGAGATGTCATTGGTACTGAAAAACGTACCAATTACGACTGTTCAAGCTGGTATTGGAATAGTTGAGGGGATTCTAATAGGCGGTATTTCAGGCTATTTATTGAAAATTAATCATGCAGAATTCCTAGTATGGATCAGCATGTTTACCAGCATTATGTTAGTGCTAGTTCTCATTTCAGGCTACTTATTACGCCAAATGAAAATGATCGGAATGTTTATTTTGCTAGCCACGTGTAGCCTGTATCTGTTCCTGACAGATGCAGTTGGGTTGAATCTTGATAAAATGTCGACTGCTGCTAAAATACGTGAATTTTCACCGCTTCAATATATTGAGAGTATGATTACTGGTTTTGCAAACGACCGAGCAAATTGGTCGACTATTATGTATAGTTTAATGGCAGCTGTCGTTATTGGCTTTGTGGTAAACTTGTTCGTCATACGCAAATACCGGGCAGAAGAAAGGGATGAATATGAAGCTGATTCTCATACGAGCTAG
- the essC gene encoding type VII secretion protein EssC gives MVQLLTISYGNQLHKCHLNPKKRELVTIGNKWSDTVTYADLETRVVVKWDGEAWKLEDEALHVNEHVTLDITKEKQMHFYLTDAGEEYVYDMASKYSISFGATDRDDVTIKNMTAANLLFIRETLGDCFKVVVNDGYVYHNFFRMTGEVMLDPGDQLYFDGVTIKVGKEDIQILASPNRVTSKLTPLIEADNDLGEEYPNYHRSPRIIYREPEEKITIGKPSHLPSKPSEQLAQMIVPPIVMIVLTVVVSIFQPRGIFILASLGMTVVTVIIALTTYLKNLKKYRIDMKERNESYQNYLKQKTQELYAASEEQRHALDYHYPNIEQIRDMAVRVDSQIYEKTMFHHDFLTYRVGLGRVDSSFEIQFNKEEFTQNKDELIEAASGLRSQYMGLENVPVVTDLVNGPVGYIGQRKLVIEQLQMLVMQTALFHSYYDLQFITIFPEEEKASWEWMRWLPHASLRDINVRGFVYHDRSRDQVLNSLYQILKERKLALEEKGNSNEKMYFAPHYVVSITDEKLILDHSVMEFFNEDPSELGVSLIFVEDVMQSLPEHVKTVIDIRDAKNGNVILEQGELVNRHFTLDHFPDGFNKEELSRALAPLNHLQNLRNSIPESVTFLEMYGVEKIHELNIKARWAKNETFKSLAVPLGLRGKDDIVNLNLHEKAHGPHGLVAGTTGSGKSEIIQSYILSLAVNFHPYEVAFLLIDYKGGGMANLFKNLPHLLGTITNLDGAQSMRALASIKAELQKRQRLFGEYDVNHINQYQKLYKQGKAKEAMPHLFLISDEFAELKSEQPEFMKELVSTARIGRSLGIHLILATQKPSGVVDDQIWSNSKFKLALKVQNASDSNEILKTPDAAEITLPGRAYLQVGNNEIYELFQSAWSGADYIENKEDQEQLDTTIYAINELGQYEILSEDLSGLGNKTEITTVPTELDAVIDYIHDYTEENRIEALPRPWLPPLPEKIFLQDLHPVNFKEAWSGEKKPLQATVGLLDQPELQAQTPLTLDISKDGHVAVFSSPGYGKSTFLQTVIMDVARQHSPEHLHVYLIDLGTNGLLPLKGLPHVADTITIDETEKCLKLVERLNQEMKARKRMLSQYDVASLEMYEKASGNKVPNIIVAIDNYDAVKEARFYEEFEMLMMQVVREGASVGIHTLISAGRQSALRIQLYNNIKVQPCLYMIDHSEVSSIVGRSDIKIEEITGRALIKLENPTLFQTALPTTAEDELQQIQLLQQEANEMDEAWQGERPKAIPMMPEVIDLMTYRNYKQVKQALQLGRIPMGLDFKEVEVVAHDSAVNDHLMIYSVDDSIRKQVVSSIISQTNKDYFESVTLVDTSEYGFVQYKENVTHYIVAENDVNTHLKQWMETIRERSNELAQARQEGRETPTFAKQFIIIANVEELNRLVYIDDVTAATLIDSSRAVGIYFIFAGHHEYMDRNRDALPMKMRSKLTTAIIAMPLNDQSIFSIKYVSNEPALGKDEVYYYVKGSIIKLKMPRVTNEVTV, from the coding sequence ATGGTACAACTACTAACAATTAGTTACGGTAATCAACTGCATAAATGTCATCTTAATCCGAAAAAACGTGAATTAGTCACAATCGGAAATAAATGGTCCGACACAGTTACTTACGCGGACTTGGAAACGCGTGTAGTGGTGAAGTGGGACGGCGAAGCATGGAAACTTGAGGATGAAGCATTACATGTAAATGAACATGTGACTTTAGATATTACGAAAGAGAAACAAATGCATTTTTACTTAACGGATGCAGGAGAAGAGTATGTGTATGACATGGCTTCCAAGTATAGTATTTCGTTTGGCGCAACGGATCGCGATGATGTGACAATTAAAAATATGACAGCTGCTAACTTGCTGTTTATCCGTGAAACATTGGGAGATTGTTTTAAAGTCGTTGTGAATGACGGCTATGTATATCATAACTTTTTTCGCATGACTGGTGAGGTAATGCTTGACCCAGGCGATCAACTGTATTTTGATGGTGTAACAATCAAAGTTGGGAAAGAAGATATTCAAATATTAGCTTCACCTAATCGCGTTACATCAAAATTAACACCTTTAATTGAAGCTGATAATGATTTAGGTGAAGAATATCCGAATTATCATCGTTCCCCGCGGATTATTTACCGTGAGCCAGAAGAAAAGATCACGATTGGAAAGCCATCCCACCTACCGTCAAAACCAAGTGAACAACTGGCACAGATGATTGTCCCGCCGATTGTGATGATTGTATTGACGGTAGTCGTTTCAATCTTTCAGCCACGCGGGATTTTTATTCTCGCATCACTCGGGATGACAGTGGTAACAGTAATTATTGCATTAACCACATATTTAAAGAATTTAAAGAAATACAGAATTGATATGAAAGAACGGAATGAAAGTTATCAAAATTATTTGAAGCAGAAAACGCAAGAATTGTATGCCGCAAGTGAAGAGCAAAGGCATGCTTTAGATTATCATTATCCAAACATTGAACAAATTCGTGATATGGCAGTAAGAGTAGATTCGCAAATCTATGAAAAAACAATGTTCCACCATGATTTTTTAACATATCGCGTTGGATTGGGCCGTGTTGATTCTAGTTTTGAAATTCAGTTTAACAAAGAAGAGTTTACGCAAAACAAAGATGAATTAATAGAAGCTGCAAGTGGCTTACGTTCGCAATATATGGGTTTAGAGAATGTACCAGTTGTGACTGACTTAGTGAATGGCCCGGTAGGTTATATCGGACAACGAAAATTAGTAATCGAACAGCTGCAAATGCTCGTTATGCAAACAGCTCTATTTCATAGTTATTATGATTTACAATTCATTACGATTTTCCCAGAAGAAGAAAAAGCAAGCTGGGAGTGGATGCGCTGGTTACCGCATGCGAGTTTACGAGATATTAATGTTCGTGGGTTCGTGTATCATGATCGAAGCCGAGATCAAGTATTGAACAGTTTGTATCAAATCCTGAAGGAGCGCAAATTAGCATTAGAAGAGAAAGGCAATTCCAATGAAAAAATGTATTTTGCACCTCATTACGTTGTATCGATTACAGATGAAAAACTAATTTTAGATCATAGTGTAATGGAGTTCTTTAACGAAGACCCGAGCGAACTTGGTGTATCTCTCATCTTTGTAGAAGATGTTATGCAAAGTTTACCGGAACATGTGAAAACAGTTATTGATATTCGCGATGCGAAAAACGGGAATGTTATCTTAGAACAAGGTGAACTAGTGAATCGCCACTTTACGCTCGATCACTTCCCAGATGGTTTCAATAAAGAAGAGCTCTCTCGTGCATTAGCACCGCTGAATCACTTGCAGAACTTAAGAAACAGTATTCCAGAAAGTGTTACATTCCTTGAAATGTACGGCGTTGAAAAAATTCATGAACTAAACATTAAGGCTCGCTGGGCGAAAAACGAAACATTTAAAAGTTTAGCTGTACCGCTCGGCTTACGTGGTAAAGATGACATCGTCAACTTGAACTTACACGAAAAAGCACACGGACCGCATGGATTAGTCGCAGGTACAACAGGGTCTGGTAAATCAGAAATTATTCAATCGTACATTTTATCTTTAGCGGTAAACTTCCATCCGTATGAAGTCGCATTCCTACTGATCGACTATAAGGGCGGCGGAATGGCGAACTTATTCAAGAACTTACCGCATTTATTAGGAACAATTACGAACTTAGACGGCGCTCAAAGTATGCGTGCCCTTGCGTCGATTAAAGCAGAATTACAAAAACGTCAACGCCTATTTGGCGAATACGATGTAAACCATATTAATCAATATCAAAAACTATACAAACAAGGCAAAGCGAAAGAAGCAATGCCGCACCTATTCTTAATTTCAGATGAATTTGCTGAATTAAAATCAGAACAACCTGAATTTATGAAAGAATTAGTATCAACGGCACGTATCGGTCGTTCCCTAGGAATCCACTTAATCCTAGCAACGCAAAAACCGAGCGGGGTCGTAGATGACCAAATTTGGAGTAACTCCAAATTCAAATTAGCACTAAAAGTACAAAACGCATCCGACAGTAACGAAATCTTAAAAACACCAGATGCCGCAGAAATTACACTGCCAGGCCGCGCATACTTACAAGTCGGAAATAACGAAATCTATGAACTGTTCCAAAGTGCATGGAGCGGAGCGGATTATATTGAAAACAAAGAGGACCAAGAACAACTAGATACGACGATTTATGCGATTAATGAACTTGGGCAGTATGAGATTTTGAGTGAGGATTTGAGTGGACTCGGAAACAAAACGGAAATCACAACTGTACCGACTGAACTTGATGCGGTTATCGATTATATTCATGATTACACAGAAGAAAATCGAATTGAAGCATTACCAAGACCGTGGTTACCACCGCTTCCAGAGAAAATATTCTTGCAAGACTTACATCCAGTAAACTTTAAAGAAGCATGGTCAGGTGAAAAGAAACCATTACAAGCAACAGTTGGTTTACTAGACCAGCCTGAACTACAAGCACAAACACCGCTTACGTTAGACATAAGTAAAGACGGTCACGTTGCAGTCTTCTCAAGTCCAGGATACGGAAAATCAACGTTCTTACAAACAGTTATTATGGATGTGGCGCGTCAGCATAGTCCGGAGCATTTGCATGTGTACTTAATCGATCTTGGAACAAATGGTCTTTTACCATTAAAAGGATTACCTCATGTGGCGGATACAATTACAATTGACGAAACAGAAAAATGCTTGAAGTTAGTAGAACGATTAAATCAAGAAATGAAAGCTCGTAAGCGCATGTTAAGCCAATATGACGTAGCAAGCTTAGAAATGTATGAAAAAGCTAGCGGAAATAAAGTTCCGAATATCATTGTAGCAATTGATAATTACGATGCGGTAAAAGAAGCTAGATTTTACGAAGAGTTTGAAATGCTTATGATGCAAGTTGTCAGAGAAGGTGCAAGTGTAGGAATTCATACATTGATTAGTGCTGGTAGACAAAGTGCACTACGCATTCAACTATACAATAACATTAAGGTACAACCTTGTCTGTACATGATTGATCATAGTGAAGTATCAAGTATTGTAGGACGATCTGATATTAAGATTGAAGAAATTACAGGACGTGCACTGATAAAACTAGAAAATCCTACATTATTCCAAACAGCATTACCAACAACAGCAGAAGATGAATTGCAGCAAATTCAGTTGTTACAACAAGAAGCAAATGAAATGGATGAAGCATGGCAAGGAGAGCGTCCTAAAGCAATTCCAATGATGCCAGAAGTAATTGATTTAATGACATATCGTAACTATAAACAAGTGAAACAAGCATTACAATTAGGACGAATTCCAATGGGTCTTGACTTTAAAGAAGTGGAAGTTGTTGCCCATGATAGTGCGGTAAATGACCACTTAATGATTTATAGTGTAGACGATAGTATAAGAAAACAAGTCGTATCAAGTATCATTTCTCAAACGAATAAAGACTATTTTGAAAGTGTAACGTTAGTAGATACAAGCGAATACGGATTTGTTCAATATAAAGAGAATGTGACCCATTACATCGTAGCAGAAAATGATGTAAATACACATCTCAAGCAGTGGATGGAAACTATTCGCGAACGTTCCAATGAATTAGCACAAGCAAGACAAGAAGGTAGAGAAACACCAACATTCGCAAAACAATTCATTATTATCGCAAATGTTGAAGAATTGAATCGACTTGTTTACATCGACGACGTAACGGCAGCAACTTTAATAGATTCATCTCGTGCAGTAGGCATCTACTTTATCTTTGCTGGGCATCATGAATATATGGACCGAAACAGAGATGCATTGCCAATGAAAATGCGAAGTAAACTAACAACAGCAATTATCGCGATGCCTCTAAACGACCAAAGCATTTTCAGCATCAAGTATGTAAGTAACGAACCAGCTTTAGGAAAAGATGAAGTATACTATTATGTAAAAGGAAGCATAATCAAACTGAAAATGCCAAGAGTAACGAACGAGGTGACGGTATGA
- a CDS encoding EsaB/YukD family protein has protein sequence MAGQTHINVTIDFSKWDSSLYDLRIPTHQPVKQLLMNIAEALKLDVIEVSRCAIKVVNKELLLTDDDRLIDYQVTDGDILKVL, from the coding sequence ATGGCAGGACAAACACATATTAATGTCACAATTGACTTTAGTAAATGGGATAGCAGCTTATATGATCTGCGTATCCCGACCCATCAGCCCGTCAAACAGCTGCTCATGAACATTGCTGAAGCACTAAAACTTGATGTGATAGAAGTTTCTCGCTGCGCTATTAAGGTTGTTAATAAAGAACTGTTACTCACTGACGATGATCGGTTAATTGATTATCAGGTAACGGACGGGGATATATTAAAAGTTTTGTAG